A single Agrococcus sp. ARC_14 DNA region contains:
- a CDS encoding FAD-binding protein, which produces MTAPHASERLLSTSVLVIGTGGAGLRASIELAQRGVQVLAVGKRRKHDAHTTLAAGGINAALATMDPEDTWQQHAADTLRESYFLAEPAIVETVAKGAARGIEELEEWGMPFAREDDGRISQRFFGAHTYRRTAYAGDYTGLELQRTLMRRAAALHVEIVDTIYITRLLVADGTVFGAYGFDIVDGTPLQIHADAVILAAGGHTRIWRHTSSRRDENTGDAFRLAALAGARIRDAELVQFHPSGLLEPDDAAGTLVSEAARGEGGILTNALGERYMERYDPERMELSTRDRVALAGFTEIAEGRGTEKGGVFLDVSHLPREQILQQLPRVYRTLIDLQMLDITTTKMEIAPTAHYSMGGIWVSPDDHGTGVDGLYAIGEASSGLHGANRLGGNSLIELLVYGRITGEHAAAYASSRTEVRRDPAAVAAARDEMQSLLQERGTESARRLQREVRNVMSEHAGVVRTAEGLEEGLRSLAELEARAERVTAHPDIAGFDDLAHAYDLLGSLLAARATLESALARRESRGCHNRADFPETDPAMQGNFVWSPGEGISFEPLAPAPESFRELASAHADDAVAGKLVE; this is translated from the coding sequence ATGACCGCACCGCACGCATCCGAGCGTCTCCTGTCCACCTCCGTCCTCGTCATCGGCACCGGCGGCGCCGGGCTGCGCGCCTCGATCGAGCTGGCGCAGCGCGGCGTGCAGGTGCTCGCGGTGGGCAAGCGCCGCAAGCACGACGCCCACACGACACTGGCGGCAGGCGGCATCAACGCTGCGCTCGCGACCATGGACCCCGAAGACACCTGGCAGCAGCACGCGGCCGACACCCTGCGAGAGTCGTACTTCCTGGCCGAACCCGCCATCGTCGAGACGGTGGCGAAGGGCGCCGCCCGCGGCATCGAGGAGCTCGAGGAGTGGGGCATGCCGTTCGCCCGCGAGGACGACGGCCGCATCTCGCAGCGCTTCTTCGGCGCCCATACCTACCGGCGCACCGCCTACGCGGGCGACTACACCGGGCTCGAGCTGCAGCGCACGCTCATGCGCCGTGCGGCGGCACTGCACGTGGAGATCGTCGACACGATCTACATCACCCGCCTGCTCGTCGCCGACGGCACCGTCTTCGGCGCATACGGCTTCGACATCGTCGACGGCACGCCCTTGCAGATCCACGCCGACGCCGTCATCCTCGCGGCCGGCGGCCACACCCGCATCTGGCGGCACACGTCCTCCCGTCGCGACGAGAACACCGGCGACGCCTTCCGGCTGGCCGCGCTGGCGGGCGCGCGGATCCGCGACGCCGAGCTCGTGCAGTTCCACCCCTCCGGACTGCTGGAGCCCGACGACGCCGCCGGCACGCTGGTGTCGGAGGCCGCACGCGGTGAAGGCGGGATCCTCACGAACGCGCTCGGCGAGCGCTACATGGAGCGCTACGACCCCGAGCGCATGGAGCTCTCCACCCGCGACCGGGTGGCGCTCGCAGGCTTCACCGAGATCGCCGAGGGGCGCGGCACGGAGAAGGGCGGGGTCTTCCTCGATGTCTCGCACCTGCCGCGCGAGCAGATCCTGCAGCAGCTGCCGCGGGTCTACCGCACGCTCATCGACCTGCAGATGCTCGACATCACCACCACCAAGATGGAGATCGCGCCGACCGCCCACTACTCCATGGGCGGCATCTGGGTCTCCCCCGACGACCACGGCACGGGCGTCGATGGGCTCTACGCGATCGGCGAGGCCTCCTCCGGTCTGCACGGCGCGAACCGCCTGGGCGGCAACTCGCTCATCGAGCTGCTGGTCTACGGGCGCATCACCGGCGAGCACGCCGCCGCCTACGCGAGCTCCCGCACCGAGGTGCGCCGCGACCCAGCCGCAGTCGCTGCCGCCCGCGACGAGATGCAGTCGCTGCTGCAAGAGCGCGGCACCGAGTCGGCCCGTCGCCTGCAGCGCGAGGTTCGCAACGTGATGAGCGAGCACGCCGGCGTCGTCCGCACCGCGGAGGGCCTCGAGGAAGGGCTGCGCTCGCTGGCCGAGCTTGAGGCACGCGCCGAGCGCGTCACCGCGCATCCGGACATCGCCGGGTTCGACGACCTGGCCCATGCCTACGACCTGCTCGGATCGCTGCTGGCGGCCAGGGCCACGCTCGAGAGCGCGCTGGCGCGACGCGAGAGCCGTGGCTGCCACAACCGCGCTGACTTCCCCGAGACGGATCCCGCCATGCAGGGCAACTTCGTCTGGTCGCCGGGCGAGGGCATCAGCTTCGAGCCGCTCGCCCCCGCGCCCGAGAGCTTCCGCGAGCTCGCATCGGCCCACGCCGACGACGCCGTGGCCGGCAAGCTCGTCGAGTAG
- a CDS encoding dihydrofolate reductase family protein, whose amino-acid sequence MGELHVNMIITLDGVIQANGGANEHDGDYPYAGWEVPYWDDEAGAQMDADVQENDAMLLGHTTYEIFRGFWPGNTTVIGRNFDRVPKYVASRGTPALTWEHSEQVRDAAAEVPALRERHRLIHTWGSGALLQTLFAERLVDRLNLWVCPIVLGTGKRIWPEGTPPARFELIEPPTPYPAGVTRMLYRRLEGEPQTASFS is encoded by the coding sequence ATGGGTGAGCTGCACGTCAACATGATCATCACGCTCGACGGCGTGATCCAGGCCAACGGCGGTGCGAACGAGCATGACGGCGACTACCCCTATGCCGGCTGGGAGGTGCCGTACTGGGATGACGAGGCGGGCGCGCAGATGGACGCCGACGTGCAGGAGAACGACGCCATGCTGCTCGGCCACACGACGTACGAGATCTTCCGCGGCTTCTGGCCCGGCAACACGACGGTGATCGGGCGCAACTTCGACCGGGTGCCGAAGTATGTGGCCTCGCGCGGCACGCCCGCACTCACCTGGGAGCACAGCGAGCAGGTCAGGGATGCGGCGGCCGAGGTGCCGGCGCTGCGCGAGCGGCATCGCCTGATCCATACCTGGGGGAGCGGCGCGCTGCTGCAGACCCTGTTCGCGGAGCGGCTGGTCGACCGGCTGAACCTGTGGGTGTGCCCCATCGTGCTCGGCACCGGCAAGCGCATCTGGCCGGAGGGCACGCCGCCCGCCCGCTTCGAGCTCATCGAACCCCCGACGCCCTACCCGGCGGGTGTCACGCGGATGCTGTACCGACGACTCGAGGGCGAGCCGCAGACGGCGTCGTTCAGCTGA
- a CDS encoding AraC family transcriptional regulator — translation MIAALNRVVGFIDDHLTEEIDVAALTSELGTTEYHLRRMFSSLSGMPLSEYIRRRRMTVAAAEVLTGDAELLGIAVRYGYGSTEAFGRAFRAVHGVSPGDARRAGGPLRTQPQLRFRLTVEGNSPMDTRIADRPTFRLIGHAARVPLIYEGANPHIQAHIAALPVSEHDRLKALSDTEPAGLLQVSDDVDPDSTEGSELTYLHGVAITEGTPAPSDLDAIEVPAGTWAVFRIQGAYPAALQTTWAATATDWFPSNPWRLRPGPSIVAVLDRAADFSTATCELWLPVEREAS, via the coding sequence GTGATCGCAGCGCTCAATCGGGTCGTCGGCTTCATCGACGATCACCTCACCGAGGAGATCGACGTCGCGGCACTGACGAGCGAGCTCGGCACGACGGAGTACCACCTCCGTCGGATGTTCTCGTCGCTGTCGGGCATGCCGCTGTCGGAGTACATCCGTCGCCGCCGCATGACCGTCGCGGCGGCCGAGGTGCTCACGGGCGATGCCGAGCTGCTCGGCATCGCGGTGCGCTACGGCTACGGCTCCACCGAGGCGTTCGGACGAGCGTTCCGGGCGGTGCACGGCGTCAGCCCCGGCGACGCGCGCCGAGCCGGCGGCCCCCTTCGCACACAACCGCAGCTCAGGTTCCGCCTGACCGTAGAAGGGAACTCCCCGATGGACACCCGCATCGCAGATCGACCGACCTTCCGCCTCATCGGCCACGCCGCTCGCGTGCCGCTCATCTACGAAGGCGCCAACCCCCACATCCAGGCACACATCGCGGCATTGCCGGTGTCGGAGCACGACCGCCTCAAGGCGTTGAGCGACACCGAGCCGGCGGGCCTGCTCCAGGTCAGCGATGATGTCGATCCCGACAGCACCGAGGGCAGCGAGCTCACCTACCTGCACGGCGTCGCGATCACCGAGGGGACGCCTGCTCCTTCGGATCTCGATGCGATCGAGGTGCCCGCGGGCACCTGGGCGGTGTTCCGCATCCAGGGTGCCTACCCCGCCGCGCTGCAGACGACGTGGGCGGCGACCGCCACCGACTGGTTCCCCTCGAACCCGTGGCGGCTGCGACCCGGTCCCTCGATCGTGGCCGTGCTCGACCGGGCCGCAGACTTCAGCACGGCGACGTGCGAGCTGTGGCTGCCGGTGGAGCGTGAGGCGAGCTGA
- a CDS encoding DUF5946 family protein, with the protein MTVEPCPECGTTLPASSECWSRLHELLEIESRVLPGLGPAVGKRAHFFAVATYQLQHPSRLTRESVDWLRTGVREMLEPTGTTTDRLRRRAGDFAKGSRRVSSAAPEGDRSHIDPRWPTAWSITARDVASQPDSAYPEAVERWAAAALADVDAATLS; encoded by the coding sequence GTGACCGTCGAACCCTGTCCTGAGTGCGGCACCACGCTGCCCGCGAGCAGCGAGTGCTGGAGCCGCCTCCACGAGCTGCTCGAGATCGAGAGCCGCGTGCTGCCGGGGCTCGGGCCAGCGGTGGGCAAGCGCGCGCACTTCTTCGCCGTGGCGACCTACCAGCTGCAGCATCCGTCGCGGCTGACGCGCGAGTCGGTGGACTGGCTGCGCACGGGTGTCCGCGAGATGCTCGAGCCCACGGGCACGACGACCGATCGACTGCGACGCCGCGCCGGAGACTTCGCCAAGGGATCGCGGCGGGTCTCCAGCGCTGCCCCGGAGGGCGATCGCTCGCACATCGACCCGCGGTGGCCGACCGCGTGGTCGATCACCGCCCGCGACGTGGCCTCGCAGCCCGACTCGGCCTACCCCGAAGCTGTCGAGCGCTGGGCGGCCGCGGCCCTCGCCGACGTCGACGCCGCGACGCTCAGCTGA
- a CDS encoding AAA family ATPase, whose product MTRVLVTGMSGAGKSTVLDELQRRGHVVVDTDHDGWTLPNGMWDEPRMARLLADRRDVVVSGTVENQGRFYDRFDHVVLLSAPLEVLLQRLKTRVNNPYGKSEEEAVEVASYVDTVEPLLRRGATVELDGRRSVSELADAVQRLALQP is encoded by the coding sequence GTGACGCGAGTTCTTGTGACCGGCATGTCAGGTGCAGGGAAGTCGACCGTCCTCGACGAACTCCAGCGGCGCGGCCACGTCGTGGTCGACACCGACCACGACGGTTGGACGCTCCCGAACGGCATGTGGGATGAACCGCGGATGGCCCGGCTCCTGGCCGATCGTCGCGATGTCGTCGTGTCCGGCACCGTAGAGAACCAAGGCCGGTTCTATGACCGCTTCGACCACGTGGTGTTGCTCAGCGCGCCGCTCGAGGTGCTGCTGCAGCGACTGAAGACCCGTGTGAACAACCCCTATGGCAAGTCGGAAGAAGAAGCGGTGGAGGTAGCGAGCTACGTCGATACGGTCGAGCCGTTGCTGCGCCGGGGCGCGACGGTCGAACTGGATGGTCGGCGCTCGGTGTCGGAGCTGGCAGACGCGGTTCAGCGCCTCGCACTGCAGCCCTGA
- a CDS encoding DUF6506 family protein yields MAFHQWGFIYLGSGTEDPSRQCAVIEHGGLRTTFVAVPDRAAAVTVAVDLVADGAQSLELCGAFGPADASAILAATGGRVPVGVAMYGMESVPKLAALFADEQ; encoded by the coding sequence GTGGCATTCCATCAGTGGGGATTCATCTACCTTGGCTCCGGCACCGAGGACCCGTCGCGGCAATGTGCTGTGATCGAGCACGGCGGTCTCCGGACCACGTTCGTCGCGGTACCTGATCGGGCGGCAGCCGTCACGGTCGCGGTCGACCTGGTCGCTGACGGCGCGCAGTCCTTGGAGCTGTGCGGCGCGTTCGGGCCGGCCGACGCGTCAGCGATTCTGGCAGCCACGGGTGGGCGGGTGCCGGTCGGAGTGGCTATGTATGGCATGGAGTCGGTGCCGAAGCTGGCGGCGCTCTTCGCCGATGAGCAGTAG
- a CDS encoding alpha/beta fold hydrolase, with product MNEMTLRVTSADGTRIAYDRKGAGPAVILVGGTLDDGAENAPLARLLANHFTVYNYARRGRGASGNTPPYALARELEDLDALIATAGGSAHVYGASSGGALALEAAAAGSAIDKIAVWDTPYAIGEDLRPRFNQYLADTHEAYKAGRDEELLELFMRLTGGPDADITADKQHPLWASSVALAHTLVKDAMVLNDYKIPTNRLARITQSVLVITEGQITDPQLAGMPTDFFDRAAKAIAAAIPQTERHALDGQGHVVGHEVMARVLKTFFNQ from the coding sequence ATGAACGAGATGACACTTCGTGTGACGTCCGCCGACGGTACGAGGATCGCCTACGACCGGAAAGGCGCTGGCCCGGCGGTGATCCTCGTCGGCGGCACCCTAGACGATGGCGCTGAGAACGCGCCGCTGGCCCGGCTCCTTGCCAACCACTTCACGGTCTACAATTACGCACGACGCGGCCGGGGTGCCAGCGGCAATACGCCGCCGTACGCCTTGGCGCGGGAGTTGGAAGACCTTGACGCGCTGATTGCGACAGCCGGCGGCTCAGCTCACGTCTACGGTGCCTCATCTGGCGGCGCGCTCGCGCTAGAGGCAGCAGCGGCAGGTTCGGCGATCGACAAGATCGCGGTGTGGGATACGCCGTACGCGATCGGGGAGGACCTGCGGCCGAGGTTCAACCAGTATCTCGCGGACACCCACGAGGCATACAAAGCCGGCCGGGACGAGGAGCTCCTGGAACTGTTCATGAGGCTTACCGGCGGACCCGACGCGGACATCACGGCTGACAAACAGCACCCGCTCTGGGCCTCGTCCGTCGCGCTCGCCCACACGCTCGTCAAGGACGCCATGGTCCTCAATGACTACAAGATCCCCACGAACCGACTTGCCCGCATCACTCAGTCGGTCCTGGTGATCACCGAGGGTCAGATCACCGACCCCCAGTTGGCAGGCATGCCGACCGACTTCTTCGACCGCGCCGCGAAAGCGATAGCCGCTGCCATCCCTCAGACCGAACGACACGCGCTCGACGGGCAGGGACACGTCGTCGGCCACGAAGTCATGGCCCGTGTACTGAAGACGTTCTTCAACCAGTAA
- a CDS encoding helix-turn-helix domain-containing protein — protein MSKKRLFDDPCGIARALNAVGERWALLVVRELVFGPKRYSDLHRGLPQMSQNVLAQRLRELEADGLVRRKRLGPPAPAAVYELTERGEELEPVLRALAQWGSRAPLPEDGAAELSVDALLFALRATFDPALAGELSLRCQLDVAGDRFRITVAGGRLELDRGEHAAPDAWLTVPEAATLRDLVFAGAALHDVVERADTEAAGDTSRLARLLHCFPAAVRYPAPQDPASPGPGSPNAELPDPAVSAGVVGGERDAPITAAVRAPDAGNVLDGS, from the coding sequence ATGAGCAAGAAGCGGCTGTTCGACGACCCATGCGGCATCGCGCGAGCGCTGAACGCGGTCGGCGAGCGGTGGGCGTTGCTCGTCGTGCGGGAGCTGGTCTTCGGCCCGAAGCGCTACTCCGACCTGCATCGCGGGCTGCCGCAGATGAGCCAGAACGTCCTCGCGCAGCGGTTGCGCGAGCTCGAAGCCGACGGCCTTGTGCGGCGAAAGCGCCTGGGACCGCCTGCGCCCGCCGCCGTGTACGAACTGACCGAGCGCGGGGAGGAACTGGAGCCCGTGCTCCGCGCGCTCGCCCAGTGGGGCAGCCGCGCACCGCTGCCCGAGGACGGCGCGGCGGAACTGAGCGTCGACGCGCTCCTGTTCGCCCTGCGCGCCACCTTCGATCCGGCACTGGCGGGTGAGTTGTCGCTGCGCTGCCAGCTGGACGTCGCGGGCGATCGGTTCCGTATCACCGTTGCGGGCGGGCGCCTCGAGTTGGACCGCGGTGAGCACGCCGCACCAGATGCGTGGCTGACCGTGCCGGAGGCGGCGACGTTGCGCGATCTGGTGTTCGCTGGTGCGGCGCTGCATGACGTCGTCGAGCGGGCAGACACCGAGGCGGCGGGCGATACCTCGCGGCTCGCCCGACTGCTGCATTGCTTTCCCGCAGCCGTGCGGTATCCGGCGCCACAGGACCCCGCGTCGCCGGGCCCCGGGTCACCGAACGCCGAACTCCCGGATCCCGCTGTCAGCGCGGGAGTCGTCGGGGGTGAGCGGGACGCACCGATAACGGCAGCTGTGCGAGCGCCTGACGCAGGCAACGTGCTGGATGGATCGTGA
- a CDS encoding dihydrofolate reductase family protein, protein MRPLRYSINVTLDGCCHHEAGLPPDEESMRYWTAEMERADALLFGRVTYEMMESAWRKPAAGTWPDWMGASEIAFAEAMDRAKKHVVSSTLSGVDWNAEQVQGDLGAAVQRLKQESGEGLWVGGVTLPLALADLGLIDEYEFLVQPVIAGHGPTLLAGLRERIQLELVDRREFRSGAVAMRFRPTRAAA, encoded by the coding sequence ATGAGACCACTTCGATACTCGATCAACGTCACGCTCGACGGCTGCTGCCATCACGAGGCGGGGCTCCCCCCGGACGAGGAGTCGATGCGCTACTGGACCGCCGAGATGGAGCGAGCCGATGCCCTGCTCTTCGGCCGGGTGACCTACGAGATGATGGAGTCGGCGTGGCGGAAGCCGGCGGCGGGCACGTGGCCCGACTGGATGGGTGCGTCCGAGATCGCCTTCGCTGAGGCCATGGACCGGGCGAAGAAGCACGTCGTGTCGAGCACGCTGAGCGGCGTCGATTGGAATGCCGAGCAGGTGCAGGGCGACTTGGGGGCAGCGGTTCAGCGGCTCAAGCAGGAGTCGGGCGAAGGACTGTGGGTGGGCGGCGTGACGCTCCCCCTGGCGTTGGCAGATCTGGGACTGATCGACGAGTACGAGTTCCTTGTGCAGCCGGTGATCGCCGGACACGGGCCGACGTTGCTCGCCGGTCTGCGCGAGCGCATCCAGCTCGAGCTCGTGGACCGCCGTGAGTTCCGGTCGGGAGCGGTCGCCATGCGATTCCGGCCCACGCGAGCTGCGGCTTGA
- a CDS encoding GNAT family N-acetyltransferase, protein MTTEDPGATEIKPLTEETWGLFEALVERHNGIFGGCWCTYFHPVCEERDRSYEGNRAFKRRLMADGVAHAALVVRVGDDGEEAIAWAEYGTPEDLPNLHHRKQYLAELAASEEAEPHFRITCIFVDKRFRQHGLVTVALHGALSLIAQAGGGVVEGYPHIPGEKRLSSSFLYNGTRAVYERAGFDFIRPKGLKNTVMRRIVEPA, encoded by the coding sequence ATGACGACCGAGGACCCCGGCGCGACGGAGATCAAGCCGCTCACCGAGGAGACCTGGGGGCTGTTCGAAGCCCTCGTCGAGCGACACAACGGCATCTTCGGCGGATGCTGGTGCACGTACTTCCATCCCGTCTGCGAGGAGCGTGACCGCAGCTACGAGGGCAACCGGGCGTTCAAGCGGCGGCTGATGGCAGACGGCGTCGCGCACGCCGCGCTCGTCGTCCGCGTCGGCGACGACGGCGAGGAGGCGATCGCCTGGGCGGAGTACGGCACGCCGGAGGACCTGCCCAACCTCCACCACCGGAAGCAGTACCTGGCCGAACTGGCGGCGTCGGAGGAGGCCGAGCCGCACTTTCGCATCACCTGCATCTTCGTCGACAAGCGCTTCCGCCAGCACGGACTGGTGACCGTCGCGCTGCACGGCGCGCTCAGCCTGATCGCACAGGCAGGCGGTGGCGTGGTGGAGGGCTACCCGCACATCCCGGGGGAGAAGCGGCTCTCGTCGTCGTTCCTCTACAACGGCACCCGGGCCGTGTACGAGCGCGCCGGCTTCGACTTCATCCGACCGAAGGGCCTGAAGAACACGGTGATGCGCCGCATCGTCGAACCGGCTTGA
- a CDS encoding 4a-hydroxytetrahydrobiopterin dehydratase: MDMLSGDRIAAANLTDWRKLAQGLHARYLVDDFAAGARFVVAVGEAGDALDHHPRVSLGRGCVDLKLVSDDAIYRDNEGTEHVVEWVTQQDLDLARQITEIAADHTLVADAASVSEIELGLDTTRSATIAPVWAALLTGSPESQGRGSPSDEIRDATGRVPNLWFGDADEHDAPRQRFHVEVYLAPEALGERIAAALAAGGTIVDDSGVPGLTVIADQDGNRGVVCVDVSAASQA, from the coding sequence ATGGACATGCTGAGTGGCGATCGGATCGCCGCGGCCAACCTGACGGACTGGCGCAAGCTGGCGCAGGGACTGCACGCCCGCTACCTGGTCGACGACTTCGCCGCTGGCGCGCGGTTCGTCGTTGCGGTGGGTGAGGCGGGCGACGCGCTCGACCATCACCCTCGCGTCTCGCTCGGCAGGGGGTGCGTCGACCTCAAGCTGGTCAGCGACGATGCCATCTACCGCGACAACGAAGGCACCGAGCACGTCGTCGAATGGGTGACCCAGCAGGACCTCGACCTCGCGCGGCAGATCACGGAGATCGCCGCCGACCACACCCTCGTCGCCGATGCGGCTTCGGTGAGCGAGATCGAGCTCGGGCTCGACACGACGCGCTCCGCGACCATCGCCCCCGTGTGGGCCGCCCTGTTGACCGGAAGCCCCGAGTCGCAGGGCCGAGGGTCGCCCAGCGACGAGATCCGCGACGCCACGGGCCGGGTTCCGAATCTCTGGTTCGGGGACGCCGACGAGCACGACGCCCCGCGTCAGCGGTTCCATGTCGAGGTCTACCTCGCACCCGAGGCGCTCGGGGAACGTATCGCCGCTGCGCTTGCCGCGGGCGGGACCATCGTCGACGACAGCGGCGTGCCTGGGCTCACGGTCATCGCCGACCAGGACGGCAACAGGGGAGTGGTCTGCGTCGACGTGTCGGCTGCGAGCCAGGCATGA
- a CDS encoding LysR substrate-binding domain-containing protein, with product MAMKLDQLRSFEAVARIGNFTRAADELFVAQPSLSRQIGALETELGTELFRRAPAGVTLTAAGEVLLPIARRMLGDARTAREQLDELAGLRRGRVRLGAPPTLCVSLVADVVAAYRAAHPGVELHITEGGSRFLVDALNEGALDLALVVARGAQPTAPATELIPLLSEELVVVSASGAEARGDSLQHQCTLAQLARMPQVAFSRSYDLRVATDAAFAAAGLTPTIAVEGAEMDAVLRFVERGIGVAVVPAMVVIDRPRLRSTRLVRPQLRRTVNLARRTDVGPSAAAAAMQQIVFETVDRLAAPGTDLAQRVTVASHP from the coding sequence ATGGCCATGAAGCTCGACCAGCTGCGCTCCTTCGAGGCCGTCGCCCGCATCGGCAACTTCACCCGCGCCGCCGACGAGCTCTTCGTCGCGCAGCCGTCGCTGAGCCGCCAGATCGGTGCGCTCGAGACCGAGCTCGGCACCGAGCTGTTCCGCCGCGCGCCGGCCGGGGTGACGCTGACAGCAGCGGGGGAGGTGCTGCTGCCGATCGCGCGGCGCATGCTCGGTGACGCGCGCACCGCTCGCGAGCAGCTCGACGAGCTCGCCGGCCTCCGCCGCGGACGGGTGCGCCTGGGCGCCCCGCCGACGCTGTGCGTGTCGCTGGTGGCCGACGTGGTCGCGGCCTACCGTGCCGCGCATCCGGGTGTCGAGCTGCACATCACCGAGGGCGGCTCCCGCTTCCTGGTGGATGCGCTGAACGAGGGGGCGCTGGACCTTGCGCTCGTGGTGGCGCGCGGGGCCCAGCCGACCGCACCGGCGACCGAGCTCATCCCACTCCTGTCTGAGGAGCTCGTGGTGGTCTCGGCCTCCGGCGCGGAGGCGCGGGGCGACTCCCTGCAGCACCAGTGCACGCTGGCGCAGCTGGCGCGCATGCCGCAGGTGGCGTTCAGCCGCAGCTATGACCTGCGCGTCGCGACGGATGCCGCGTTCGCCGCCGCCGGGCTGACGCCGACGATCGCGGTCGAGGGCGCCGAGATGGATGCGGTGCTGCGCTTCGTCGAGCGCGGGATCGGCGTCGCGGTGGTGCCGGCGATGGTCGTCATCGACCGGCCGCGGCTGCGGAGCACCAGGCTCGTGCGTCCGCAGCTGAGGCGCACGGTCAACCTGGCGCGACGCACCGACGTCGGGCCCTCTGCGGCAGCGGCCGCCATGCAGCAGATCGTCTTCGAGACGGTCGACCGGCTCGCGGCGCCCGGCACCGACCTGGCGCAGCGCGTCACGGTGGCGTCGCATCCGTAG
- a CDS encoding SDR family NAD(P)-dependent oxidoreductase, whose product MSDPIAAQPHERARTVVITGASDGIGAAASEQLASAGDRIVVIGRSPEKTRAVARRIGAEHHVADFARLSEVRELASTLLAECEHIDVLANNAGGLFSGPIRTDDGFERTFQVNHLAPVLLTNLLLDRLIASRASVVNTSSAAARLFGHVDLDDLDGWKGFSPNRAYGNAKLANVLFAKGLHERFHAQGLSAVAFHPGVVATSFASDTTSPLRRLYFGALRRFLTSPEGGGAALSYFIAGAPGEAWQSGEYYRSPGRIGRTNPQASDPELVRSHWEQSARMLGITW is encoded by the coding sequence ATGAGCGATCCGATCGCGGCGCAGCCGCACGAGCGAGCACGCACCGTCGTGATCACCGGCGCCAGCGACGGCATCGGCGCCGCGGCGAGCGAACAGCTCGCGAGCGCGGGGGATCGGATCGTCGTCATCGGCCGGTCGCCCGAGAAGACCAGAGCGGTCGCGCGGCGGATCGGCGCGGAGCATCATGTCGCGGACTTCGCGCGGCTCAGTGAGGTGCGCGAGCTCGCGAGCACGCTGCTGGCCGAGTGCGAGCACATCGACGTGCTCGCGAACAACGCCGGCGGCCTCTTCTCGGGCCCGATCCGCACCGACGACGGCTTCGAACGAACCTTCCAGGTCAATCACCTCGCGCCAGTGCTGCTGACCAACCTGCTGCTCGACCGACTCATCGCGAGCAGGGCATCCGTCGTCAACACGAGCAGCGCAGCAGCACGGCTGTTCGGGCACGTCGACCTCGACGACCTCGACGGCTGGAAGGGGTTCTCGCCCAATCGTGCCTACGGCAACGCGAAGCTGGCCAACGTGCTCTTCGCGAAGGGCCTGCACGAGCGGTTCCACGCCCAGGGTCTGTCTGCGGTGGCGTTCCACCCCGGCGTGGTCGCCACGAGCTTCGCGTCCGACACGACGAGCCCGCTCCGACGCCTGTACTTCGGCGCGCTCAGACGGTTCCTGACCTCGCCCGAGGGTGGGGGAGCGGCGCTGTCGTACTTCATCGCGGGAGCGCCCGGCGAAGCCTGGCAGTCGGGAGAGTACTACCGCTCGCCGGGCCGCATCGGGCGCACCAACCCGCAGGCCTCCGACCCCGAGCTGGTGCGCAGCCACTGGGAGCAGAGCGCGCGCATGCTCGGCATCACCTGGTGA
- a CDS encoding GNAT family N-acetyltransferase — protein MLRISPFSSDDREDLLALALRAWEPVLPLTEEAVSPFVYRAFYPNGWRVRQYADLAAVLDEEPGNVDVGFLNSRVAGWVCTRTHPEDSMGEVYVLAVEPDLQRRGVGRALLDHSIERSRAAGMSMVMVETGDDPGHEPARRAYEADGFERWPVARYFKDLSNE, from the coding sequence ATGCTGCGCATTTCTCCTTTCTCATCGGACGACCGAGAGGATCTGCTCGCTCTGGCGCTGCGGGCGTGGGAGCCGGTCCTCCCACTGACCGAGGAAGCGGTGTCGCCGTTCGTCTATCGGGCTTTCTACCCGAATGGCTGGCGCGTGCGGCAGTACGCCGACCTTGCAGCGGTCCTCGATGAGGAGCCGGGGAACGTCGACGTCGGCTTCCTCAACTCCCGAGTGGCGGGTTGGGTGTGTACGCGGACGCATCCGGAGGACAGCATGGGCGAGGTCTACGTGCTCGCCGTCGAACCGGACCTGCAACGGCGCGGCGTCGGCCGGGCTCTCCTCGATCACTCGATCGAGCGGTCGAGGGCCGCGGGGATGAGCATGGTGATGGTCGAGACCGGTGACGATCCCGGTCACGAACCGGCGCGCCGGGCGTACGAAGCGGACGGCTTCGAGCGGTGGCCGGTCGCCCGCTACTTCAAGGACCTGTCGAACGAGTAG